DNA from Candidatus Nanopelagicales bacterium:
GGGACACCGGGTGTCGATTTCAGTCCGAATGCCGCACGATGTTGAGCACGTTGCCGTCGGGATCCCTGACCAAGAACCGACGAACCCCCCACGGCTCTGTCGTCAGCGGGTGCACAATCTGGTAGCCAAGGCGCTGAGCCTCTTCGTACGCGGCATCGACGTCGGGGGTGAGGACCGAGACGACAGAGTCTTCCGGTGACGTGGCGTCTGCGGTGACGAGCTGGACGTGGGCTCCAGTCTCCGGCGAGGCGAATCGGGCCACCCAGCCCATGTTGAACTCCTCGGTGGTCAGCCCAAGGAAGCCGGTGTAGAACTCTCTGCTCGCCTCGATGTCGGCCACCGAAAGGTTGGCGATGATGCGGTTGACGAGCATTCGATCCTCCAAGTTGGGTGGGTACCCTCGATGATTCTCTGAGTGGTTTGGTGGGTCAACTCGCGCGCATCATTCGAACATATGTACGAGTGATTGTCGGTGGTGGGCTATAGGGTTAGGCCATACCAACCAGAACAATTGACGACGACGATTCCGACGGTTTCCGGCGGCGTTGACGTAGATGAGAACGCTTGTGCACCGGATGAGTGCCGCTTAGAGGATGGGTTGGTAACGCGCACACGCGCGGGC
Protein-coding regions in this window:
- a CDS encoding VOC family protein; translated protein: MLVNRIIANLSVADIEASREFYTGFLGLTTEEFNMGWVARFASPETGAHVQLVTADATSPEDSVVSVLTPDVDAAYEEAQRLGYQIVHPLTTEPWGVRRFLVRDPDGNVLNIVRHSD